The genomic DNA CTCGGTGCTACTCGCGGCCCTCTTCTTCGGCCTCTTCCTCCGCCAGCGCCGCGTCCAGCCGCGCCCGGGCCCCGTCCAGCCAGCGCCGGCACACCTTGGCCAGCTCCTCGCCCCGCTCCCAGAGCGCGAGTGACTCCTCCAGCGTCGTACCGCCCGCCTCCAGCCGCCGTACGACCT from Streptomyces sp. NBC_01478 includes the following:
- a CDS encoding exodeoxyribonuclease VII small subunit; its protein translation is MTSKVDEGAGTAESLGYEQARDELIEVVRRLEAGGTTLEESLALWERGEELAKVCRRWLDGARARLDAALAEEEAEEEGRE